A DNA window from Doryrhamphus excisus isolate RoL2022-K1 chromosome 2, RoL_Dexc_1.0, whole genome shotgun sequence contains the following coding sequences:
- the kmt5aa gene encoding N-lysine methyltransferase KMT5A-A yields MNGEVVCSKHHVIVSSCTVSSPPVQDNNDNTVNVLRQEGRRSPPCSQDDIQRQEGWRANGLESKLEGQCSPCWSEECTSPLQLHGAMKKHLRLPAERPRQLAPGRPPAPLHRSNPSTARCRRRQARTAPDRLKPKTTACGKNSQNRKVTDFFPIRRSSRKSKTELKCEEKQLIDHLITNGIEEGMQMQHIEGKGRAVFAARCFRKGEYVVEYHGDLLEMTDAKKREAEYAQNPETGCYMYYFQYLCKAYCVDATKETERLGRLINHSKNGNCQTKLHDIDGVPHLILVASRDIAEGEELLYDYGDRSKASLDAYPWLKH; encoded by the exons ATGAACGGG GAAGTGGTATGCAGTAAACACCATGTCATAGTTTCTAGCTGCACTGTGTCCTCACCCCCGGTTCAGGACAACAATGACAACACTGTCAATGTGTTGCGGCAGGAGGGGAGACGTTCTCCACCGTGCTCCCAGGACGACATCCAGCGGCAGGAAG GCTGGAGAGCAAATGGCTTGGAGTCCAAGTTAGAAGGCCAGTGCTCCCCCTGCTGGTCAGAAGAATGTACATCCCCTCTGCAGCTCCATGGTGCTATGAAAAAGCACCTCCGGCTTCCCGCAGAGCGCCCCCGACAGCTCGCGCCTGGCAGACCTCCCGCTCCTCTGCACCGTAGCAACCCAAGTACCGctcgctgccgccgccgccaagCAAGGACAGCCCCTGACAGGCTCAAGCCCAAGACAAC CGCCTGTGGGAAGAACTCCCAGAACCGCAAAGTTACAGACTTCTTTCCAATAAGACGGAGCTCACGTAAAAGTAAAACGGAACTGAAG TGTGAAGAGAAGCAGCTCATAGACCATCTCATCACCAACGGAATAGAAGAAGGAATGCAG ATGCAGCACATCGAGGGAAAGGGCAGAGCCGTGTTTGCCGCACGTTGCTTCCGTAAAGGCGAGTACGTGGTGGAGTACCATGGCGACCTCCTGGAGATGACGGACGCCAAAAAGCGCGAGGCGGAATACGCTCAGAACCCGGAAACGGGCTGCTACATGTACTACTTCCAGTATCTCTGCAAAGCCTACTG CGTGGACGCCACCAAAGAGACAGAGCGACTAGGCCGGCTGATCAACCACAGCAAGAACGGCAACTGCCAGACCAAACTCCACGACATTGACGGCGTGCCGCACCTCATCCTGGTGGCGTCGCGGGACATCGCCGAGGGCGAGGAGCTCCTGTACGACTACGGCGACCGCAGCAAGGCGTCACTTGATGCCTACCCGTGGCTCAAACACTGA